In Aedes albopictus strain Foshan chromosome 3, AalbF5, whole genome shotgun sequence, the genomic window aatgccttctcacaaagctgtggagcgtatcccatccctctcgagcaatccactagcacaaatagaaagataaaatcctcctctttcgtttaatggatgtgagttgcgtgagatgaatgaaatacgacccacagctctgtgagaaggcataggttgcaaaagcagttacgcccttttgaaatgttggtgccgaaataatGTTTACGTTTTAGACAGCCCATAGATGCAAATTTTAAGGTTAGATTTTCTCCAAGGTTGGCGATCTTGTCCCTACCAAAGGTGGCGATCTTATCGCGAGCATGGAATCTAACAATAATCTATTATACAATATCAAAACTCACACATTTAGACTATTTTTCTAAGAGAGAACACCTCACACATAAAACAAACTTTCGTTTCATCTCTCTCGAACAGGTTCAACCTCCGGTGAACCACAGGATCCCACCGTTCTGAAGGAGAAGCTGGCGGACGAGTTGAATTCGGCCGCTTCCCTCAAAGGAGGCGGGGATGGACCAGCACTGGATGTTCCGCTGGAGAAGGACGACCTCCTAGAGCGGTTGGACAAAATCGATACCGATTCCACCGAATCAGTGACCAAACCTTCCGCTGACGGTACCGCTGCATCCACGAACGATGGCGACTCGGAGAACGATGACCTCATCCAGAGGTTGGAAGCCATGGAGAAGGGCGAGGAAGAATCCCCTACCCAGGAGAAAAAGGACGAAGTTGCTGCAGCTGCTACTCCTGTCACCGCAACCGCTGAAACTAACCATCAGAATGGTTTGGAGAAAGAGAACGAGGCGGAGCTTCTGCAGGAAGATGATACAACCGATAAAAAGGAGGAAAAGATGGAAGTCGATGGCAGCGAGGACAAGAAAGAGGAAGTTTCTTCGTCCGAGCCAACGTCCAATGGTGCTCCGAGTCTTGAAGCCACCGAATCACCTACCAGCTCGGCAAAACGTCGCCATTCACAGGATGAGGAAACTACTGAACCATCCACAAAGAAGGCGCATGTCGATGAGGAAGTAGATTCAGCTGAAAAGGTGGAAGCTAGCGATGTAAAATCAGAAGAGAAGACAGTGGAAGCGGAGGTTGCGGAAACATCTAAGGTTAACGAAGCTGACAAAGAAACAGTTGAAAAGTTGGAGGAAGCTGCAAAGAGTGAAGAAGCTCCTGTAGCCGAATCAACTGTGGCCGAAGAAGAGACGAAGGCAAAGAAAGCTGAACAGGACACCTCGGACAACGCTGCTTCATCCGTAGATCTGGCTAAAGAAGATGAGAAAACCGTTGAAGAAGCTCCAAAAGCGGAGGAAAACGTGAAGGAGACTGAAGAACCTATGGAAACAAGTGAAGTTGCGGAGCAACCAGCAAAACAAGAAAATGCTGTGGTCGCTGAGAAAAAAGAAGATGAAGTTGATTCGACTCCTGTAGCCGAATCTTCCGACGCGATTACCGAGCCAGAAAAACAAGCGGAAACTGAAACAAAGGACGATTCGGAACCAGTTGGTGAGGATAAAAAACAGGTCGAAGAAGAAGCAAAACCCCAGGAACCAGTTGAAGATGTAGCGGAGGAAAAACCATCAGAGGAAACTAAGGTCGAAGAACCAGACACTGTGGTTGCAGAAAAGCTACCAGAAAAGGTTGAAGACGTAAAGTAAGTTCAACTTAGTCTAACATATAGATTACTTTGctaacaattttcattttattcaCAGAGAAACGGAAGCCGCCGTTAAATCAACCGAAGAACCAAGCACGTCGGAATCAGTTGAGGAAGCTCCCAAACAATCGgaagaaaagaaagaagaagCAGAATCTCTACCAGAGCAGACGGTAAAGGAAGCTGAATCCGAGTCTGAGGCACTTCCCGATACGGAACCAAACACCGAGTCATCCCAGGAGGAACAACCGACAAGTTCTTCGCCTGCCGTTGTAGAAGAAAAACCCGACGAAGCCATCAGCTCTTCCTCCGAGCAGAAAGAAGAACAAGCGCTTCCTTCTTCCACTGAAGTTGATTCTGCTGTTTCTGCTGCTGCCGAGCAGCCAGCTGAGAAGCCAAGCGAGGCTGAGACTGTTACTAGCTCAGACGAGAAGCCCTCAACTGAGCCGAGCGTAGTGCAGGAGGTTGATTCAACACCGGAagttgctgctactgctgctgacgCTTCCGAACCTGCTAAAGATGAGGAACCCATGGAAGTTGATAGTGAACCCGTCGTGGAGGAATCGTCCAAGGTCGATGCTGCGGAGCCACCTTGCACTAAAAAAGAAGCTTATCAATGCACTGATGAAACTGCAGAGCAAACTCCAGAAGCTAAACCGCAAGAACCAACAACTGCCGAGGCACCTTCCGAGTCGACTTCTGAGCCAGTTCCGGTAAAAGAACCCGCCCAGAAAGAAGCCGATCAGGAAGATGAAAAGATGGAAGTCGACTCTGCAGCTCCGAGCCAGAGTAAACCTGATCCGGATGTCACCGAAAGCATGAACACCACCAGCGAAGAGATGATTGAATCCCTGGCGAAGGATGACACTGCCACGGTCGCGGACAGCCAGAGCGAAACCGCAGCCACTGTTTCCGAGCACAACAAAAATCTGGATGCCGGAGAAGCTTCCACCGATGAGTCCAAGGTGGATGCTTCCAAAACCCTAGACGACAGTATCGAATGTTCCTTGCCAACTTCCAGTTCGGATAAAATGGCCGATCGGTTAAAGCAGCGGCTGGATCTCATTTCCAACGGAAGCAGTACCCCGAATGCGGCCGTCAGCTCCAGCAATGTTTACAATTCCACTCCCATTCAGAAACAGTTCGAAATCAGCTCGGAGAACGTCAGCAAAATCTCCCACTCGGACAGCCATCAGGCAGACGAGGAGCACAGTGCGATCACAGTGGGTGATCAATCGCTTACCGACGAAAAGGAGGCTGCAGTGGCTTCCACTTCGGGACTTTCGAAACCTCCGGCGGAAGCAGTGAAACAACAGGTGACCGATACGAGTGACGACACAAGCATCACCGTTAAGGAAAGTAGCAGCAGTGTCAAAACGACGGAATCGTCTGAGGTAGACTCCTGCACAGGTGAGACTAAATTGGGTTTTGAAACACGATAATCGAAGAACCTTTTCTCAAATCATTAGTTTACGTGTAAAAAACATAGATACGCTCTCATTAACATGTAACAattcaaatacattttttcaGCATCTTCTGCTCTCAACACGGCCGATGAGATCAACTTGTATGCTGCCAATGCTCGAAAGTTCAACGGTATTTCTTCAACTTCCGGTTCCGAATTAGAGGACAAATCCACCGTCACTCCAACAAATGTTTCCACAACAGACACACCTTCCACGGTAGTCAACAAGTTGGATCTCGTCCCTGCCCTCACCTCGGAAGAGACCACCTACGAGGTCAGTGTATGGTTCGATGGAACCGAACTGCAATTCCTGTCCATTGAAAAGATGGAAAACAAAGCGGCAGCAGCAAGCGCGTCGGCGGGATCCACCCAAGACCTCACCGGAATTGATTCCTCCAAACAGTCCTCCAATGGCAGCGTCGGTAGTTTGGGACCTTTCTCGCTTCCTCCTGCACGCCCCACAGCCGATTCGGCCCTGTCGCATTCCACCGCCACCGAAACATCTTCCGGAACCAGTCAACTGAAGGCCTCACTACCTAAAATGAAACACACTGTCCGGGGCGCAAAGGCATTGGCCACTCTCATGATCGAAGAGTTCACCAAGATCCAGAAAGCGCTTAGTAAGGATGACGATGTTTCCGATACCGAACCTGCGACACCGATGAAGACGCCCAAGGGACGACCGCCATCCAAGAAAGCCACCACAGCTACGCCTGCTTCGGCACGAGGTCAGAAGCGATCACGCACCGATTCGGAAACCACAGAGGAGGAACCATCAAAGTCGAAACAACCGGCCAAACAGGCAAAGAAAGGAGCAAAGGCAGAACCCGAAGCACCTGAAACTACCGAACCCGCCGCCAAGAAGGAAGATGAACAGTGCTGTCTTGCTCGGTGGTCCGATCGGAAGTACTATGCTGGAAAGGTTGCCGGCTTCAAGGGCGATAACAAGTACATGATCGTGTTCGAAGACGGTGCTTCCAAGGCGCTCGCCAAGGATGTTATTGTGTTTGGCGAAAAGGACACCTTGCCAATCATGGGTCATTCGGTCCATGCTCTGACCGGTGGAGATACCTACGAACCGGGCATAGTGGAGGAAATCAAACGGAACGATTCGAACGAAGTGGTGTACAGCGTAAAGATCGACACCGGTGTCGTCGAGGTGACGGCCTCCGACATGTATCTGACCGAGGAACAAGCCAAGCACATCAACAAGGCATGCAAAGCGGCCGAGGCAGCAACCGACGAGAACGCCTCGATGCAGTCGCCTCAGACGAGCGGCAGGCGGGGCGGCGCCAACACACCGATTATGCAAACTCCGGAAGAAGCAGCGGCGACCAGCGCCGAAAAAGGTTCCCGATCGTCGCGCAGACGGGGTGCGGACAAACCGCAAACGCCGGTCACGCCGGAGGCTGGTTACTCGGGCGGTGTTGCCGGCAAAAAGACGGGACGTCGGGGTCGAAGGTAAGTCGTCGTTGCTGGACGGAACAGGGTTTGTGTTGGTGTGCATACTTGGTGGAGGGGTTTAgaggattattttgaaattttgtactatTAGGTAATCAATGCTGCACGGTGGAGttaaaatttaattgatttaATCAGAAAATTCCTTATTCACCTTTTCCTTTGCGTAATATCGGATTCTCGTAATACCTAGGTGACAACATTTCAAGCGTCATAGgctagcgacattttttcttttactttcgCTGCCGTTGCTTGCGTTAAAcaaaatgtcggaagtggggcgctgtattgtacacctggtactctatacagAGCGCCACTTTCGACATTGTGTTGACGGAAGGCaaaggcagcggaagtaaaagaaaatttGTCGCTTATTCGGTTTTACTGAAAACAAAATAGGGTATATGGATccttccttggcctaatttgcaaaccgccttgacaattttgaccataactcatgaattaatagcactagaaataatatgttgaccctattacgcactctaggcaatgcatgtttcaccaattggaagtaaactaacgtaaatattcaagaatttacttaactaagttgaaaagattcgatgtgatggtatgcaacgttggtctatggtacataaattggcctattagtggatacaacgttggcctattgctttccatgcactagaaccacttattatctcattttttcaatatttctgctgaggtattatctctgtttgttcaccaatcatactttcaaattacattttcggagccaaattttcaaaaaactataaataaatcacttaaactaaagttctttcttttttagtaacgaaaacaatgcaacccgattattgtgttatatttttacagtcaccgcacacaaaatctatctttctgttcgttctttctggttcttacgcaagcaatgttgttggcgtcactttatcggtgtttttgacgtcactttactgatgggccaagatttgggtacatagtgaaaaaaatgtccccaatattcggcccacatgtaatttgtaaaatagttattattcgttaaaaacaaacatacaaattcaaaatagcatctttgaccgtcgcatcaaatgttcagttattgaaaaggcaattcgaaatattccagaatcatgccatttatgatcatgtgtatagactacccactaagccgaagaatcatggtgtctactaaagctaaacaaagtgacattttcatacaattttaatactccaaagtgctaaaattgaaacgaaatgttacaggtgtttggcgcaaagcttttccgatatccagttcggcgtgtttgtttgagtttttggttaacgttaagataggccgaacaaggggactatgccaacgaagcatcccgataccctacataTTGGATCTCACACAGAAAAgcagaattattattattttatttatttaaaatgcCACAAGATGGGTTAAGGAACAGAGTTGGGTTCTttggggtatccagattatttcataatcggaatcttcgtccaaaaaatagtcgaaatccaaatggGGAATAGAGTGCATACTGGTTCCAACTTGGAAGGAACTTCCAAGCAACTTCCAAGGAAGAtttcagaggatattttggggtggtAAGGACTGTTCAGACGGACGAAGCGAAGAAttaaggagactgtcaacaccccATAGGTCCATGAAGCATGGTGGTGTAAGGAAGGATGTTCTAGGAcacccaagaactttcgcgagtaaaggcttcacgagcgtaatcgattgattgttgttctGCAaagaaatcaatttcaaacacgtagaacctccaagaacttccgcaagtaaaggcctgaagatctacaaacagccaatggtttcttgctacatttctgatacgttgtaacatcctacgGATCTATGGAGTTTTGTTCTGTGacaaactaatttccaaagatgttcaagGTCCCCTAAAAACTTTcgtgaataaaggccttaagatctacaagcgcatTCAATGGATTGTTATTACATTACAACTGATACtgtgcaacatcttacaggttCATTAAGCATTGTGCTGAAAAGAATTCATTTccaaagatatgctaggtcttccatgaacttccacgagttaaggccttaagatctacaggcgTAATCATTGGATTGTTCTTACATGATTGATATGGTGCAACATTCTTCAGGTCCATGGAACTTGGTTCTGTAGATAACTACTTTCCGAAGATGATCTGGGTCCTACAAAAACtgccacgagtaaaggccttaaaatctacaagcgtaatcaatagtttgttgttacattactaatacgttgtaacatcctacaggtccattgagcattgtgcTGAAGAGGATTCATTTCCAAAGACCAAAggccatttatagacactataagtatattccaggtcaaccaaactacgttggagttcagaacttcaggtctacactcgtaacagtagccatttcTGTTATACTGagcaacgttgcataatcaactggagctactggaccaatctgaagactACAagatattataaacctttggaacattcagggtcgtccaaactgtcctataatgaagtcattcaaatctacaagaacaacttaatgtgttttcgccataatctGCTGGAATTCGTGATGCTCTTGAAATCTAAAATGTCATTTTGACACAATAGGGATATTTCAGATTAGCCAAACTACTTTAGAGTTCAgaatttcaggtctacactcgtaaaagCAGCCATATcggatatactgagtaacgttgcataaacgATCGGGGCTactggaccaacctaaagtctactacacgcagaaaaaaatattgtaaagtcTAAAGAATTCCGCATAGAATCAACAAATACTATTGTAGACTCAGGGCTTACCAgcaatattttttatttcaacAAATGCGTTCATTCATTCCAAAAACTAATTTTGTTGTTTCTAAAAATGCATGAAAAGGACATCTATCAAAGACAAATAGGAAATATTGTTGAaactaaaaatgacttttttcgaatcAACAAAAATCATATATTGATGTGAATAGTGtaggaattttgaaacaaaaatattttgttgtTGAATTTGGGATTTATTATTGCTTTATTTATTGAAACGCATAAAAATTGTCATGTTTACGATTTATTTTCTTTATATTCGCTAATATGTAACACGTAATTATGAAGGCTATGACATCCGTTCCAACAAACTTGACGAGGAACCAGTTTATTCCGATCTTTACCATTTCGATTTATTCTGGATTGGAAGCaacctagataaaaaaaaataaagttgagATTTTGTACATTCCCATCAGATGTTCACGAATTACCTGCTGCTTCAGTCATGATGATAAAATTGATTCGTTCCACCCAGGATAGCAGAGATGTAGTTTTACCAGCTTTGATTGATGCCTAAATGTTTTGCTAAAATATTCATTTATGTAAATTATACATTTTTAGAAAAGCATGATAAACTTACCCTAAAAAGTTCTGATATTTTGATAAAAGTCTCACTTTAAATCACAAGATCTAAAAGAGTAAACTCCCAGAAGCTCCGAACTTGCATTGTAGACAAATTGATGACAGTTGTAGTTAAACTATTCAACATTGTTGAATCTATTAAAACTGCTTTATTGAAACAACAAATTTAATCAGTTGATATTCGATCGGAGATGCGATGTTTTATTCTATTCGAAATTTTATTGTTTCAACAATAAAGCTGCATTGAAGCAAAAATATGGGTGGGTTAATTCAAAGTACACTAAAAAGGTTGATTCAAAACATCGGATTTTTAAGTTCTACTAagcaatatttttctgcgtgtagataTTATTATATACCTTTGGGACATATAGGgtcagtaacagtagttattcttacAATGAATTGTGACATTACAGATCAAACTATTATCTGTAATCCCCCTTGATATTTCACTAGTCATTCCAACCaagatacttttgagatattccaaaCCATCAATtaaactactccggagaccatagcttcatgcctacacttgtgataacacagcgaaacaaaacatAACTATTGGtgagtctcaagagcaaacttttgTGTCTGACGGATTTTGGGACGCTGAATCCAAATCCcgactcagatttgctccagcactggTTAAAATACagtatttatagggtaaaatatacgatttggggcttttttaactgcaagccattTAGAATGGAGATATTCTATTACGTTACGATTATGCTAGTAGATACAGGCCTTTACTTACGGAAGTCCTTGGATGGTCTAGAGCACGTTTACAGAACCATGCGCCAAGGacctgtactgccgtgaatcgcatatttgtcccatttgcataggaaaaccagcaaagatgggactgatatgcgattcacggcagtgtaggatattacaccgcgtcagtaatgtaacaataacCCATTGATTTTGCTTATAGATCTTGAGGCCTTTACTAGCGGAAGTTCTTAGATGCACTAGATCTTCTTTGAAAATAActatgttacaccgtatcagtaataaaacaaaaatccatcgattacgcttgtggaTATTAAACTCTTTGCTCGTGGATATTCttagatgacctagaacatctttggaatgtAGTTTTCTATAGAACCTTGCTCCATGtatctgtaggatgttgcaccgcatcagttaTATAGCAACagataattgattacgctcgtagattttcaggcctgtattcgtggaagttctggaggtcctagaacatctttgaaaactacgtctcaacagaactatgctctaaggacctgtaggatgttgcaccgcatcagtgaTGTAATAACAATCCATCGatcacgcttgtagatcttaaggcgctTACTCGCAAAAGTGCTTGGATAAGTTCTTCACAGAGCCATACTCCAGGAACCACCTTTAGGAAAacccccatttaacccctcctaaCTCTTCATGTATTATCCCCCTTCCCCCTACCAAACCGACCACTCCCCACCCCACCGATCTCCACACATCCCTTTTTAACCCTACatacctcttacatcatcatACCCCCTCCTACCACTCTTCATCCACCTTGCAACCCTTCCCCATAAATCCCCTTTCAACCTCttagtaagagttcccttctgGACGCTTAGTGCGAGAAAGTTGAAACACctgtgttaattcgcgaatccgtgtaaaaaaccgTGTTGATTaaagaatccgtgtaaaaaagtCTTAAAGACCCTAGGGTATTTGTTTACATAATAGGGTAtcaagccacttgggcagtggcttctactTTGAGCACTTTTTGCTacaactcagttaattttgaaccaataGGCATACTTtctggaacgcggtgagataggtatagtatctagctGTGCACAAGTCCATTGGTtcgaaattaactgagttatagcggaaaagtgccaaaaatagaaaccactgcccaagtggctcgataCCCTGTGAAAATTAGTAATTGATATCAAATTAGTCATGAGACATTAGACGTGGTGCAAGAATTGACGCTATTGTTATTGGACGATGCTAagttagacgggaattagatgaaaACCCATAAACCCTGAGTCTTGACAATATTTTGCAGCCGAAgctattgtcaagtctgtaccagcACCCTTATCCCACATCGAAATTCCTTTTTCCTATCCTATGGCATTTGTGTGATCaacaaagactattcagccattacctttcttatcatcggctttggacttgcgctctcattgccccaacAAATGATgcataatgaaaatgattaatggATCATTCGGGGAAAAGTGGCACAACCGTAAACATTGTATATTTTTACGAATTTTGTAT contains:
- the LOC134291344 gene encoding titin-like isoform X1, producing MDAESNLAEVAVASNNGSTSGEPQDPTVLKEKLADELNSAASLKGGGDGPALDVPLEKDDLLERLDKIDTDSTESVTKPSADGTAASTNDGDSENDDLIQRLEAMEKGEEESPTQEKKDEVAAAATPVTATAETNHQNGLEKENEAELLQEDDTTDKKEEKMEVDGSEDKKEEVSSSEPTSNGAPSLEATESPTSSAKRRHSQDEETTEPSTKKAHVDEEVDSAEKVEASDVKSEEKTVEAEVAETSKVNEADKETVEKLEEAAKSEEAPVAESTVAEEETKAKKAEQDTSDNAASSVDLAKEDEKTVEEAPKAEENVKETEEPMETSEVAEQPAKQENAVVAEKKEDEVDSTPVAESSDAITEPEKQAETETKDDSEPVGEDKKQVEEEAKPQEPVEDVAEEKPSEETKVEEPDTVVAEKLPEKVEDVKETEAAVKSTEEPSTSESVEEAPKQSEEKKEEAESLPEQTVKEAESESEALPDTEPNTESSQEEQPTSSSPAVVEEKPDEAISSSSEQKEEQALPSSTEVDSAVSAAAEQPAEKPSEAETVTSSDEKPSTEPSVVQEVDSTPEVAATAADASEPAKDEEPMEVDSEPVVEESSKVDAAEPPCTKKEAYQCTDETAEQTPEAKPQEPTTAEAPSESTSEPVPVKEPAQKEADQEDEKMEVDSAAPSQSKPDPDVTESMNTTSEEMIESLAKDDTATVADSQSETAATVSEHNKNLDAGEASTDESKVDASKTLDDSIECSLPTSSSDKMADRLKQRLDLISNGSSTPNAAVSSSNVYNSTPIQKQFEISSENVSKISHSDSHQADEEHSAITVGDQSLTDEKEAAVASTSGLSKPPAEAVKQQVTDTSDDTSITVKESSSSVKTTESSEVDSCTASSALNTADEINLYAANARKFNGISSTSGSELEDKSTVTPTNVSTTDTPSTVVNKLDLVPALTSEETTYEVSVWFDGTELQFLSIEKMENKAAAASASAGSTQDLTGIDSSKQSSNGSVGSLGPFSLPPARPTADSALSHSTATETSSGTSQLKASLPKMKHTVRGAKALATLMIEEFTKIQKALSKDDDVSDTEPATPMKTPKGRPPSKKATTATPASARGQKRSRTDSETTEEEPSKSKQPAKQAKKGAKAEPEAPETTEPAAKKEDEQCCLARWSDRKYYAGKVAGFKGDNKYMIVFEDGASKALAKDVIVFGEKDTLPIMGHSVHALTGGDTYEPGIVEEIKRNDSNEVVYSVKIDTGVVEVTASDMYLTEEQAKHINKACKAAEAATDENASMQSPQTSGRRGGANTPIMQTPEEAAATSAEKGSRSSRRRGADKPQTPVTPEAGYSGGVAGKKTGRRGRRLS
- the LOC134291344 gene encoding titin-like isoform X2, translating into MDAESNLAEVAVASNNGSTSGEPQDPTVLKEKLADELNSAASLKGGGDGPALDVPLEKDDLLERLDKIDTDSTESVTKPSADGTAASTNDGDSENDDLIQRLEAMEKGEEESPTQEKKDEVAAAATPVTATAETNHQNGLEKENEAELLQEDDTTDKKEEKMEVDGSEDKKEEVSSSEPTSNGAPSLEATESPTSSAKRRHSQDEETTEPSTKKAHVDEEVDSAEKVEASDVKSEEKTVEAEVAETSKVNEADKETVEKLEEAAKSEEAPVAESTVAEEETKAKKAEQDTSDNAASSVDLAKEDEKTVEEAPKAEENVKETEEPMETSEVAEQPAKQENAVVAEKKEDEVDSTPVAESSDAITEPEKQAETETKDDSEPVGEDKKQVEEEAKPQEPVEDVAEEKPSEETKVEEPDTVVAEKLPEKVEDVKETEAAVKSTEEPSTSESVEEAPKQSEEKKEEAESLPEQTVKEAESESEALPDTEPNTESSQEEQPTSSSPAVVEEKPDEAISSSSEQKEEQALPSSTEVDSAVSAAAEQPAEKPSEAETVTSSDEKPSTEPSVVQEVDSTPEVAATAADASEPAKDEEPMEVDSEPVVEESSKVDAAEPPCTKKEAYQCTDETAEQTPEAKPQEPTTAEAPSESTSEPVPVKEPAQKEADQEDEKMEVDSAAPSQSKPDPDVTESMNTTSEEMIESLAKDDTATVADSQSETAATVSEHNKNLDAGEASTDESKVDASKTLDDSIECSLPTSSSDKMADRLKQRLDLISNGSSTPNAAVSSSNVYNSTPIQKQFEISSENVSKISHSDSHQADEEHSAITVGDQSLTDEKEAAVASTSGLSKPPAEAVKQQVTDTSDDTSITVKESSSSVKTTESSEVDSCTASSALNTADEINLYAANARKFNGISSTSGSELEDKSTVTPTNVSTTDTPSTVVNKLDLVPALTSEETTYEVSVWFDGTELQFLSIEKMENKAAAASASAGSTQDLTGIDSSKQSSNGSVGSLGPFSLPPARPTADSALSHSTATETSSGTSQLKASLPKMKHTVRGAKALATLMIEEFTKIQKALSKDDDVSDTEPATPMKTPKGRPPSKKATTATPASARGQKRSRTDSETTEEEPSKSKQPAKQAKKGAKAEPEAPETTEPAAKKEDEQCCLARWSDRKYYAGKVAGFKGDNKYMIVFEDGASKALAKDVIVFGEKDTLPIMGHSVHALTGGDTYEPGIVEEIKRNDSNEVVYSVKIDTGVVEVTASDMYLTEEQAKHINKACKAAEAATDENASMQSPQTSGRRGGANTPIMQTPEEAAATSAEKGSRSSRRRGADKPQTPVTPEAGYSGGVAGKKTGRRGRR